Proteins encoded together in one Impatiens glandulifera chromosome 1, dImpGla2.1, whole genome shotgun sequence window:
- the LOC124910722 gene encoding probable WRKY transcription factor 26: MGLSSSCDGYNWGKYGKRKVKRGENVRIYYKCKHLYCPAIKKVEQSIKDGQVDVIVYKGRHNHIKLQIKRLSSSEQGGFDEVNSHQFKNNQTEESDLKNNNKRRKLEEIQLNEVIVKDSIDLDLLGNEFRWRKYGQKIIEGNPYPRIYYRCVNLKCNMRKYVERSSDDPTNFMTMYEGNHNHYDQPPLKSTKSI; encoded by the exons ATgggtctttcttcttcttgcgaTGGTTATAACTGGGGGAAATACGGTAAAAGGAAGGTTAAAagaggtgaaaatgtaagaatttattataaatgcaaACATCTATATTGCCCTGCTATTAAGAAGGTTGAACAATCAATCAAAGACGGTCAGGTAGACGTAATTGTGTATAAAGGTAGACATAACCATATCAAACTTCAGATTAAAAGACTCAGTTCATCAGAACAGGGAGGATTTGATGAGGTTAATAGTCATCAATTCAAGAACAATCAAACAGAAGAATCCGatctcaagaacaacaacaagaGAAG GAAATTGGAGGAGATTCAGTTAAATGAAGTGATTGTTAAAGATTCGATTGATCTTGATCTTCTTGGTAATGAATTTCGATGGAGAAAATATGGACAGAAAATTATCGAGGGAAATCCATATCCAAG GATTTATTATAGGTGTGTTAATCTCAAGTGCAATATGCGAAAATATGTTGAAAGATCATCGGATGATCCAACTAATTTCATGACCATGTATGAAGGAAATCACAACCACTATGATCAACCGCCATTGAAAAGCACCAAGTCAATTTGA